In Clostridium swellfunianum, a genomic segment contains:
- a CDS encoding flagellar motor protein → MKLTGIIAIIIGFASLVIAFIGEGGHLVALFKWTPAVIVFGGTLGAVMLSFPIEDLKRIGKIMGVAFKAKNKDFVELIHYFKELAFKTRKNGLLSIEGEISADSNMDPFIKKGLQMIVDGVEPQAVREILELEADMTSERHRAGSAMFDSAGGFSPTLGIIGTVMGLVHVLGGLATSSQDQLGESIAAAFLATLYGVGSANLIFLPVGTRLKNIDKHEQAEKNLIIEAILLIQEGVNPNTLSEKLKGFLNKQELVRYEEAEKKVEA, encoded by the coding sequence ATAAAGTTGACTGGTATAATTGCTATAATAATAGGTTTTGCGTCTTTAGTTATTGCATTCATAGGTGAAGGTGGACATTTAGTTGCGCTTTTTAAATGGACTCCAGCAGTAATAGTTTTTGGAGGAACACTAGGTGCAGTAATGCTGTCTTTTCCTATTGAGGATTTGAAAAGAATAGGAAAGATTATGGGAGTAGCCTTTAAAGCAAAGAATAAGGATTTTGTAGAATTAATTCATTATTTTAAAGAGTTAGCATTTAAGACAAGAAAAAATGGATTGCTAAGTATTGAAGGAGAAATATCAGCAGATAGCAATATGGATCCATTTATAAAAAAAGGACTTCAGATGATTGTGGATGGTGTTGAGCCTCAAGCAGTTAGAGAAATTCTTGAATTGGAAGCAGATATGACATCGGAAAGGCATAGAGCTGGTTCAGCTATGTTCGATTCAGCTGGTGGATTTTCACCAACCTTAGGTATTATAGGTACAGTTATGGGACTTGTCCATGTTTTAGGAGGACTTGCAACCAGCAGTCAAGATCAGCTTGGTGAGAGTATTGCTGCAGCCTTCTTAGCTACTTTATATGGCGTTGGTAGTGCTAATTTAATTTTCCTTCCAGTAGGAACTAGACTCAAAAATATAGACAAGCATGAACAAGCAGAAAAGAATCTTATAATTGAAGCAATTCTTTTAATTCAGGAAGGAGTAAACCCTAATACATTATCTGAAAAGCTTAAAGGCTTTTTAAATAAACAAGAATTAGTTAGATATGAAGAAGCCGAAAAGAAGGTGGAAGCATGA
- a CDS encoding OmpA/MotB family protein, with the protein MSRRKKHEEAHENHERWLLSYADFITLLMIFFIIMYSMSNLDKQKYQQVASSLNKAMGGGGGANIIGVDGKVDIQQSTPVDNGVVETTEEQKLEHVKDVVDKYLKDSGLSGSVETKVEERGLVLSFRDSLFFDSGKADIKPEQAKKLVEIGKLLNQPIINGSYIRVEGHTDNRPINTYLYKSNWDLSVIRASNVAQVLINQSGIKPERISAAGYGEFRPKAENNTEAGRASNRRVDILIMNSKFNEVENNKK; encoded by the coding sequence ATGAGTAGAAGGAAAAAACACGAGGAAGCTCATGAGAATCATGAACGTTGGCTTCTTTCTTATGCCGATTTTATCACACTCTTAATGATATTTTTTATTATAATGTACTCTATGAGTAATTTAGATAAACAAAAGTATCAACAGGTTGCTTCTAGCCTTAATAAGGCTATGGGCGGCGGTGGAGGCGCAAATATAATAGGTGTAGATGGTAAGGTAGATATACAACAAAGTACACCTGTTGATAATGGCGTAGTAGAAACCACTGAAGAACAAAAGCTTGAACATGTTAAGGATGTTGTCGATAAATACTTAAAGGATAGTGGTCTAAGTGGGAGCGTTGAAACTAAAGTAGAGGAGAGAGGCCTTGTACTAAGTTTTAGGGATTCTTTGTTTTTTGATAGTGGAAAAGCTGATATAAAGCCAGAGCAGGCTAAAAAGCTAGTTGAAATAGGTAAGCTATTAAATCAGCCTATTATAAATGGAAGTTATATTAGAGTTGAAGGACATACAGATAATAGGCCTATAAACACTTATTTATACAAATCCAATTGGGACTTATCTGTTATCAGGGCTAGTAACGTAGCTCAAGTATTAATAAACCAATCTGGCATAAAACCTGAAAGAATATCAGCAGCAGGTTATGGTGAGTTTAGACCAAAGGCAGAAAATAATACGGAGGCTGGTAGAGCTTCTAATAGAAGAGTAGACATACTTATTATGAATTCGAAATTTAATGAAGTAGAAAACAATAAAAAATAG
- a CDS encoding bacteriohemerythrin, translated as MFKWKPDFETGVGFIDEQHEKLFEIGNKVYELLKNNFVTDKYDKILDIVQELKNYTAFHFASEEEYLLKIGYKGFLAHKVEHDDFIKKFNDIDLRRIDNGQDSYIMDIMSFLSDWISEHILVKDQHHSHK; from the coding sequence ATGTTTAAGTGGAAGCCTGATTTTGAAACTGGAGTAGGTTTTATTGATGAACAGCATGAAAAACTTTTTGAAATTGGCAACAAAGTTTATGAACTTTTAAAAAATAATTTTGTAACAGATAAATATGATAAAATTTTAGATATCGTGCAGGAATTAAAGAACTATACTGCGTTTCATTTTGCTTCAGAGGAAGAGTACCTTTTAAAGATAGGATATAAAGGATTTCTAGCTCATAAGGTAGAGCATGATGATTTTATTAAGAAGTTTAACGATATAGACCTACGTAGAATTGATAATGGACAGGATTCGTACATAATGGATATAATGAGTTTTCTTTCAGATTGGATAAGTGAGCATATACTAGTCAAGGATCAGCATCATAGTCATAAATAA
- a CDS encoding PTS transporter subunit EIIC, protein MSIDNSSLSKQILAGLGGVENISDFENCMTRLRVVVKDPAKVDKQALGKVKGVLRVVGSESEPQIILGPGVAETVSAELKNVEGLKYSEVNNGAVMQKKSATGVFSFFSHVFAPLIPVFAGTGLIFGIMKLFTLIFNMTKVPIFNPAAIADGGSMFMATMNVLASTFFTYLNIAVAMQAAKVMGGNPYLGLVAGGIVTNVAGLNGAAMGFLGLTFLSGRGGTLAALAAGALIAVVEKWIKKRTPDALRVHFPALVSVVVVGLVTLYILQPVAGAITSIITKALLWLFNNAGPLGGAVISGLFLPLVMTGMHHGLTPVHTTLIQQLGYTPLYAFNSMAGGGQVGAAIALYFKYRKQKALQNAIVGGLPAGVLGIGEPLIFGVTLPLGRAFVTACLGASVGGFVCGLFPGMGAMTINVSGILGMLVNTKPLAYLLAYASAIAGGFVITWLVGVKKENLATFIIEE, encoded by the coding sequence ATGAGTATCGACAATTCATCACTATCAAAGCAGATACTAGCAGGTTTAGGCGGAGTTGAAAACATTAGTGATTTTGAAAACTGCATGACTCGTTTGCGTGTGGTTGTCAAAGACCCAGCTAAAGTAGATAAGCAGGCTCTAGGAAAAGTAAAAGGTGTTTTGAGGGTTGTAGGATCCGAAAGCGAACCTCAAATTATTTTAGGGCCTGGAGTTGCTGAAACTGTTAGTGCAGAACTAAAGAATGTTGAAGGGTTAAAGTACTCTGAAGTTAATAATGGTGCTGTTATGCAAAAGAAGAGCGCTACAGGCGTGTTTAGTTTCTTCTCGCATGTTTTTGCCCCATTGATTCCAGTTTTCGCTGGTACAGGTCTTATATTCGGGATAATGAAATTATTTACTTTAATATTTAATATGACAAAAGTTCCAATTTTTAACCCAGCTGCGATAGCTGACGGTGGCTCAATGTTTATGGCTACAATGAATGTTCTAGCTAGCACCTTCTTCACTTATTTGAATATAGCAGTAGCAATGCAAGCGGCAAAGGTTATGGGTGGTAACCCTTACCTTGGCTTGGTAGCTGGTGGTATAGTAACTAACGTTGCAGGTCTTAATGGTGCCGCAATGGGATTCCTAGGATTGACTTTCTTAAGCGGACGTGGAGGAACCTTGGCAGCATTAGCAGCAGGTGCTCTGATTGCTGTTGTTGAAAAATGGATTAAAAAGCGTACACCAGATGCACTTAGGGTACACTTTCCGGCTCTTGTATCTGTTGTTGTAGTTGGACTCGTAACCCTATATATCTTACAACCTGTTGCTGGAGCTATTACAAGTATTATAACAAAGGCACTACTATGGCTGTTCAACAACGCTGGACCATTAGGCGGAGCTGTAATTTCAGGTTTGTTCCTGCCGCTTGTTATGACTGGTATGCATCATGGTCTTACTCCAGTACACACAACATTAATACAACAGTTAGGATATACTCCCCTTTATGCCTTCAATTCAATGGCAGGAGGCGGGCAGGTAGGAGCTGCTATAGCTCTATACTTTAAATATCGCAAGCAAAAGGCTCTTCAAAATGCTATAGTTGGCGGACTTCCTGCTGGAGTTCTTGGAATAGGTGAGCCATTGATCTTCGGTGTTACCCTTCCTCTTGGAAGAGCCTTTGTAACCGCATGCCTTGGTGCATCAGTGGGAGGATTTGTCTGCGGTCTGTTCCCAGGCATGGGTGCTATGACAATTAATGTATCAGGTATCTTAGGAATGCTTGTTAATACAAAGCCTTTGGCTTACCTATTAGCATATGCCTCAGCTATAGCTGGCGGTTTCGTCATTACATGGCTGGTTGGAGTAAAGAAAGAGAACTTGGCAACCTTTATAATCGAAGAATAA
- a CDS encoding class I mannose-6-phosphate isomerase: MSFMFKPLAYDDLNAVNRIEISDGVKASLAAGNDEVGKAVGKRCCEKMSDGAYVLAADGYVGAEFDVLLKGIKDYCSQQNIPYNAYSMKDIYKTEEEINEITKESLPLNYEDDPVLLFGKLFEGSMEDLLDKDKLSRLCDTLKERAKGITVVYGLGSAVKCIRENCDGVAYIDVTPKIAAIRAREKRFVNIGDKNPRPFNLLMRRNYYVDFEVVLKLRGELLKEEKIDFYILGSDDNKYMMLSGKSLEEVLETLVHYPFRAKPVYLEGIWGGEYIRKIRQIPKEISPNIAWIFEFIPMEVSIVALIDGAYLDIPFYTFVQRKGLSMMGKKCIGEFEGYFPIRFNYDDTWHSDGNMSVQVHPDEDFVKENYNEFGRQDEAYYVIATGYGAKTYCGFKGDGREFIELAKKSEKDQRDVDYKKYINSVDSVPGRQIMIPAGTIHASGQNQFILELGSLTIGSYTYKVYDYNRKDKFGALRPIHTKNAEQVLRFERDSEWINKNIAIEPVLLEETAEYKEYIVGKTDLMYYQTNRVELKTHGTYEGHNNGQFTVLTLVDGEEIEVYSKSNPKFRFTQRYLDVVTIPATIEDYIIEAKGYQPVVIHKTFLRENYTRYKNPDYKNL; this comes from the coding sequence ATGAGTTTTATGTTTAAACCCTTGGCGTATGACGACTTAAATGCAGTAAATAGAATTGAAATTTCAGATGGTGTTAAAGCTTCACTTGCAGCTGGAAATGATGAGGTTGGCAAGGCTGTTGGCAAGCGGTGCTGTGAGAAAATGAGTGATGGAGCCTATGTTTTGGCTGCAGATGGGTATGTAGGTGCTGAATTTGATGTTCTGCTAAAAGGAATAAAGGATTATTGCAGTCAGCAAAACATTCCTTATAACGCTTATAGTATGAAGGATATCTATAAAACAGAAGAAGAGATTAACGAAATAACAAAGGAAAGTTTGCCTTTAAATTATGAAGACGACCCAGTTTTATTGTTTGGAAAGTTATTTGAAGGAAGCATGGAGGATTTGCTTGATAAAGATAAGCTGTCAAGGCTCTGTGACACCTTAAAGGAAAGAGCAAAAGGAATTACAGTAGTATATGGATTGGGCAGTGCGGTTAAATGTATTCGTGAAAATTGTGATGGAGTTGCCTATATCGATGTAACACCTAAGATTGCTGCTATACGCGCTAGAGAAAAACGCTTCGTGAATATAGGAGACAAAAATCCTCGACCGTTTAATCTGTTAATGAGAAGAAACTATTATGTTGATTTTGAAGTGGTATTAAAGCTGCGTGGTGAATTGCTTAAAGAAGAAAAAATCGATTTCTACATTTTAGGAAGCGATGATAATAAATATATGATGTTGAGCGGAAAGAGTCTTGAGGAAGTACTGGAGACATTGGTGCACTATCCCTTCAGAGCAAAACCGGTATACCTTGAAGGTATTTGGGGTGGTGAATATATAAGAAAAATCAGGCAGATACCAAAAGAGATTTCTCCAAATATCGCCTGGATATTTGAGTTTATTCCAATGGAAGTCAGCATTGTTGCTCTTATAGATGGAGCCTATTTAGATATTCCTTTCTATACCTTTGTTCAGAGAAAGGGCTTATCCATGATGGGAAAGAAATGTATAGGAGAGTTCGAGGGCTACTTTCCTATACGCTTTAACTATGATGATACTTGGCACAGCGATGGAAACATGTCAGTTCAAGTTCATCCTGACGAAGACTTTGTAAAAGAAAATTACAACGAGTTTGGACGCCAGGATGAAGCTTATTATGTGATAGCAACAGGGTATGGAGCAAAGACTTACTGCGGATTTAAAGGTGATGGAAGAGAGTTTATTGAGCTGGCTAAAAAGTCTGAAAAGGATCAAAGAGATGTAGATTATAAAAAGTATATCAATTCCGTAGATTCAGTTCCAGGCCGTCAGATTATGATTCCTGCAGGTACAATTCATGCTTCAGGACAAAATCAGTTTATACTGGAACTGGGCAGTCTGACTATAGGTTCTTATACTTACAAGGTTTATGATTATAACCGCAAGGATAAATTCGGTGCATTAAGACCTATCCATACAAAGAACGCTGAGCAGGTGCTGCGTTTTGAGAGAGACAGTGAATGGATAAATAAAAACATTGCTATAGAACCGGTTTTACTTGAAGAAACCGCAGAGTATAAGGAATACATCGTAGGCAAAACGGATCTTATGTACTATCAAACAAACCGTGTAGAGCTAAAAACCCATGGAACCTATGAAGGCCATAATAATGGACAATTTACAGTTCTGACTTTGGTAGATGGAGAGGAAATAGAAGTGTATTCAAAGAGTAATCCTAAATTCCGCTTCACCCAAAGGTACCTTGACGTTGTAACCATTCCAGCAACAATTGAGGATTATATAATAGAGGCTAAAGGCTATCAGCCAGTGGTAATTCACAAGACATTCTTGCGTGAAAATTATACACGCTATAAGAATCCGGACTATAAAAATCTATAG
- a CDS encoding glucose-6-phosphate isomerase family protein, with product MDFVREPKGIQEFLGECKLTGQNVVDRQKKVRECVNVYKNNDAIYEHGEDLAYWVSNQNFNRQNYVKGNLQWGITYINPFTVDGECAMTSGHYHGDTDCDEYYYGLKGEGFLLFWDGKDDFYAEKIFPGSLHYINGHYAHRIINSGDEFLAVAACSLPSSKQDHKSIEVYGFPYRCYKRNGEIQWEKQR from the coding sequence ATGGATTTTGTTAGAGAACCAAAAGGCATTCAAGAGTTCTTAGGAGAATGCAAGCTTACAGGACAAAATGTTGTAGATCGCCAAAAGAAGGTTAGAGAATGTGTTAATGTATATAAAAATAATGATGCCATATATGAGCATGGGGAGGACTTGGCATACTGGGTGAGCAATCAGAATTTTAATAGACAAAACTATGTTAAGGGAAATCTTCAATGGGGGATAACGTATATAAACCCTTTTACTGTTGATGGTGAATGTGCTATGACCAGCGGCCATTACCATGGAGATACAGACTGCGACGAATATTATTATGGTCTTAAGGGAGAGGGATTTCTGCTATTCTGGGATGGCAAGGATGACTTTTACGCAGAGAAAATCTTTCCAGGCTCCCTTCATTATATAAATGGGCACTATGCACATAGAATTATTAACTCAGGAGATGAGTTTTTAGCTGTAGCAGCCTGCAGTCTTCCTTCCAGCAAGCAAGATCATAAATCCATAGAAGTTTACGGTTTTCCTTATAGGTGCTATAAGAGAAACGGTGAAATTCAATGGGAAAAACAGAGGTAG
- a CDS encoding class I mannose-6-phosphate isomerase: MGKTEVVMKAIRLKPVYVKSIWAGNKLQRIRNLPKEGIGISREICAYKNSENIIAEGEYTGKSIKELIDNNHKELMGDDPNDQLIRVAYIDAIEDLSIQVHPKEEEAKKVQDYEKSESWYILEAEEGAYITAGTAIDNKKLLRQAAENGTLEKYINRISVKEGDFVLIPAGMLHACGKNMLVIEIGSFGGVTYRIYDYGRPRPLDLDKSFLILDPTLQCSIRHFPLPSVPNNTLKMGVEHELFHVEVIDISGEIEIKSDEHYYVLTCVKGNCSVECEGESHSLSYTETLLIPASSADVKIKGYCRVLKSYYPR, encoded by the coding sequence ATGGGAAAAACAGAGGTAGTTATGAAGGCAATTAGATTAAAACCAGTTTATGTAAAAAGCATATGGGCAGGAAACAAGCTGCAAAGAATTAGAAATCTACCTAAGGAAGGCATTGGTATTTCCAGAGAAATTTGTGCCTACAAGAATTCTGAAAATATCATAGCTGAAGGTGAATATACTGGAAAAAGCATTAAAGAATTAATTGATAATAACCATAAAGAGCTTATGGGGGATGATCCAAACGACCAGTTAATCCGTGTGGCTTATATAGATGCAATAGAAGACTTGTCAATTCAGGTGCATCCAAAGGAAGAAGAAGCTAAGAAAGTGCAAGATTACGAAAAATCTGAGTCCTGGTATATTCTAGAGGCAGAGGAAGGTGCTTATATTACAGCCGGAACAGCTATAGATAATAAAAAACTTCTAAGACAGGCTGCAGAAAATGGAACACTGGAGAAATATATAAATAGGATTTCTGTAAAAGAAGGGGACTTTGTCTTAATACCTGCGGGAATGCTTCATGCCTGTGGAAAAAATATGCTTGTTATCGAAATTGGCAGCTTTGGGGGAGTTACCTATCGCATTTATGATTATGGAAGGCCGAGACCACTGGATTTAGATAAAAGCTTCTTAATTCTTGATCCAACCCTTCAGTGCAGCATTAGACATTTTCCACTTCCTTCAGTTCCGAATAATACTTTGAAAATGGGAGTGGAACATGAACTTTTCCATGTAGAGGTAATAGATATTTCTGGGGAAATAGAAATAAAGTCAGATGAGCATTATTATGTGTTAACCTGTGTTAAAGGGAATTGCAGTGTTGAGTGTGAAGGCGAGAGTCATTCATTATCATATACAGAAACTCTGCTGATTCCAGCCAGTTCAGCGGACGTTAAAATAAAGGGTTACTGCCGGGTGCTTAAAAGCTATTATCCTCGTTAG
- a CDS encoding MurR/RpiR family transcriptional regulator, translating to MNNKIRIVYESLSKSDKIIADFFLQSGKDIISMNIQELAAAIGTSTASVSRFVKKVLGMSLSEAKIELAKNIESLSLENTNEIFSWAMDFNAAPQKIVSHIESVCNDVLHFNNLKVIEEVIEALATANTIYLFGVGSSGIVAQDLQQKLVKLGKRTVFNMDSNFGVLNAALCTKDDVVIAISFSGNTKEVNIPAKWAKNHGAKLVVITGNMKNKLRSMSDYCVTVPSLELNESRLAAIFSRYGQLFAIDVIFIGLAKRLTSSPETLIGGYKDLLKELREK from the coding sequence ATGAATAATAAAATCAGGATAGTGTACGAATCCTTATCTAAATCCGATAAAATAATTGCTGATTTCTTTCTACAAAGCGGCAAAGACATAATCAGCATGAATATTCAAGAACTGGCTGCAGCTATCGGCACATCTACTGCATCGGTTTCAAGGTTTGTAAAAAAGGTTTTGGGCATGAGCCTTTCGGAAGCGAAGATAGAACTAGCTAAAAACATTGAAAGCCTGAGTTTGGAAAATACTAACGAGATTTTTAGCTGGGCTATGGATTTTAATGCAGCTCCTCAAAAAATTGTTTCACATATAGAGTCCGTTTGTAATGATGTTTTGCATTTTAATAATTTGAAAGTTATAGAAGAAGTGATAGAGGCCTTGGCAACTGCAAATACAATTTATTTATTCGGTGTTGGAAGCTCAGGCATTGTTGCACAGGATTTGCAGCAGAAGCTAGTAAAGCTTGGAAAAAGAACTGTATTTAATATGGACAGTAATTTTGGAGTATTGAATGCAGCCTTATGTACAAAAGATGATGTGGTTATAGCTATAAGCTTCAGCGGTAATACAAAAGAGGTTAACATTCCTGCAAAATGGGCTAAAAATCATGGTGCTAAATTAGTTGTAATCACAGGAAATATGAAGAACAAGCTTCGTTCCATGAGTGACTATTGCGTAACTGTACCAAGCCTGGAATTAAATGAGTCTCGTTTAGCAGCCATATTTTCAAGATATGGTCAGTTGTTTGCTATTGACGTTATATTTATAGGATTAGCAAAACGACTAACAAGTTCACCAGAGACTTTGATTGGCGGATACAAAGATTTATTAAAGGAATTAAGAGAGAAATAA
- a CDS encoding PTS sugar transporter subunit IIA, protein MKKCTDFIAPMSGKLLDISKVPDIVFSDRVMGDGFAIDISSSEVLAPLDGTVSVVFPGGHAICISGDNEIQILIHIGLETHGIASIYKIKVEKGQQVKQGDLLVEADYKKIRKKAKSSISPIVFLNQETVHLLKENQEVNAGENEIVEVMY, encoded by the coding sequence ATGAAAAAATGTACAGATTTTATTGCCCCTATGAGTGGAAAGCTATTGGATATTTCTAAGGTTCCAGATATAGTATTCAGCGATCGTGTTATGGGAGATGGTTTTGCCATTGACATAAGTTCCTCTGAAGTTTTAGCGCCTCTAGATGGAACCGTAAGTGTGGTGTTTCCTGGAGGCCATGCAATTTGCATTAGTGGAGATAATGAAATACAGATATTAATTCATATTGGGCTAGAAACACATGGTATTGCAAGCATTTATAAAATCAAAGTAGAAAAGGGACAACAGGTTAAACAGGGAGATTTGCTTGTAGAAGCAGATTATAAAAAGATACGTAAAAAAGCTAAATCATCTATTTCTCCCATTGTGTTTTTAAATCAGGAAACCGTTCACCTTCTAAAGGAGAACCAGGAAGTTAATGCCGGGGAAAATGAAATTGTAGAGGTAATGTATTAA
- a CDS encoding GNAT family N-acetyltransferase → MLYREVQSKDIDDIIQIWNSSIFQDNIEKAQLVKYVFCDENYDSRYFQVALDEDKVVGFIIGMKRKYPYWEKGLQEDKAWITAMAVDSYYRRQGIAGELLRRIDEIWYKEGINQISLGTYSPNYFFSGIWEGYKKAAEFFTSKGFKKRDAAYWMSRSLNGYKIPLSIDERKKQKESVGYSFISFNWNYGLDLIEFMKENFSVGWRKHIIEAMNNNQAEDTVILCLFKDSIVGYVQRSIDGNPSRFGPFGVAEKYRNEGLGAILIHEMWKSMEEKKIPYVFFKSTEENGRRFYERQGMHVDRVFYHYDMVKAISDL, encoded by the coding sequence ATGTTATATAGAGAGGTTCAAAGCAAGGATATTGATGATATAATACAGATTTGGAACAGCAGCATTTTTCAGGACAATATTGAAAAGGCACAGCTTGTTAAGTATGTATTCTGCGATGAAAACTATGATTCCAGGTACTTTCAGGTCGCATTGGATGAAGATAAAGTTGTTGGGTTCATAATAGGAATGAAACGCAAATATCCTTATTGGGAAAAAGGATTACAGGAAGACAAGGCGTGGATAACGGCAATGGCTGTGGATTCCTATTATAGAAGACAAGGAATTGCCGGAGAACTGCTCCGACGTATAGACGAGATTTGGTATAAAGAAGGGATAAATCAAATATCACTAGGAACCTACAGCCCTAATTATTTTTTCTCAGGTATTTGGGAGGGCTATAAGAAAGCAGCTGAATTCTTTACCTCAAAGGGCTTTAAAAAGAGAGATGCTGCTTATTGGATGAGTCGTTCATTAAATGGCTATAAGATTCCGCTAAGCATAGATGAAAGAAAAAAGCAGAAAGAATCAGTGGGATACAGCTTTATATCTTTTAATTGGAATTATGGGTTGGATTTAATTGAATTTATGAAGGAGAATTTTAGTGTAGGATGGCGCAAGCATATAATTGAAGCAATGAATAATAATCAGGCAGAAGACACCGTTATACTATGCTTGTTTAAGGACAGCATTGTTGGATATGTACAGCGTTCAATAGATGGAAATCCAAGCCGGTTTGGACCCTTTGGAGTAGCTGAAAAATATCGAAATGAGGGGCTTGGAGCAATCTTAATCCATGAAATGTGGAAGTCAATGGAAGAAAAGAAAATTCCGTATGTGTTCTTTAAATCCACAGAAGAAAATGGAAGACGTTTTTATGAGAGGCAGGGTATGCATGTAGATAGAGTTTTTTATCATTATGATATGGTAAAAGCTATAAGTGATCTTTAA
- a CDS encoding DUF3284 domain-containing protein, whose amino-acid sequence MKVTEHLKVSNHKFYQYLIDQVLKDIEKSTKKALKPEEIMDGYNYVKKVKMSNGKTYSLNITVGPIVEDKYYELSYESPTAVNKYYYDIRKMDDNSIDVTYFEENSAKGSLNNWIHQFKKKLSQKSIEMKISNSLRQMEKIIIEG is encoded by the coding sequence GTGAAAGTTACAGAGCACCTTAAAGTAAGCAATCATAAATTTTATCAGTACTTAATAGACCAAGTGTTAAAGGATATAGAAAAGTCCACAAAAAAAGCGCTTAAACCTGAAGAAATAATGGATGGGTACAATTATGTAAAAAAAGTAAAGATGAGCAATGGAAAAACCTATAGCTTAAATATTACTGTAGGACCAATAGTTGAAGATAAGTATTATGAATTATCCTATGAAAGTCCAACTGCTGTAAACAAATATTATTATGATATTAGAAAGATGGATGATAATTCTATTGATGTAACGTATTTTGAAGAAAACTCTGCTAAAGGAAGTCTTAATAATTGGATTCACCAGTTTAAGAAGAAATTATCTCAAAAGTCAATTGAAATGAAAATATCAAATTCCTTAAGACAAATGGAAAAGATAATTATAGAGGGATAA
- a CDS encoding tRNA1(Val) (adenine(37)-N6)-methyltransferase, whose product MNFLKDDETLDDLQLGGLFVIQKKEAFRFGVDAVLLANFAKVKRGMRVMDLCTGTGIIPFLLAGKTEASYITGIEIQTEMVEMAKRSTIFNKIENKVEFINGDLKDLKLLKTIPKVDVVTVNPPYKLQNSGLVNPDDKNAIARHEICCTLEDVIIACRTVLKDNGRMFMVHRPERLADILCTMRKHKIEPKTIRMIHPNTKKAPNIVLVEGQRDGGAFLKWDPPLYVYKDEGGYTQEIDEIYGRVK is encoded by the coding sequence ATGAATTTTTTAAAGGATGATGAGACATTAGACGATCTTCAGCTTGGAGGTTTATTTGTTATACAGAAAAAAGAAGCTTTTAGATTTGGTGTAGATGCTGTACTTTTAGCTAATTTTGCAAAAGTTAAAAGAGGAATGAGAGTAATGGATTTATGTACAGGTACAGGAATTATTCCTTTCTTATTAGCTGGAAAAACTGAAGCTTCATATATTACTGGTATAGAAATACAAACTGAAATGGTTGAGATGGCAAAGCGTTCAACTATCTTTAACAAGATTGAAAATAAGGTTGAATTTATAAATGGAGATTTAAAAGACTTAAAGCTTTTAAAAACTATACCAAAGGTTGATGTAGTGACAGTTAATCCACCATATAAGCTTCAAAACTCTGGACTTGTAAACCCAGATGATAAAAATGCTATAGCAAGACATGAGATATGTTGTACTCTTGAGGATGTTATAATAGCGTGTAGAACTGTTTTAAAGGATAATGGAAGAATGTTTATGGTTCATAGGCCAGAAAGACTTGCAGATATTTTATGTACAATGAGAAAGCATAAGATAGAGCCAAAGACTATTAGAATGATTCATCCTAATACAAAGAAGGCTCCTAATATTGTCCTTGTTGAGGGGCAAAGGGATGGAGGAGCATTCTTAAAGTGGGATCCACCTTTATATGTTTATAAGGATGAAGGAGGATACACTCAGGAAATTGATGAAATTTACGGAAGAGTAAAGTAA